Proteins from a genomic interval of Candidatus Cloacimonadota bacterium:
- a CDS encoding ATP-binding protein — MDIKKVSTLHLPVDLAYLPAAQAFINELARLAKFSQKDITFFNVAVEEAVTNVVKHAFLPDEEATFDVICELTPVEFKVIIKDKGMPFDPTQVKDFSAEKSLEGDEQVGLGFRLMKGSVDQLSFHNMGYGGKEVHLVKFVDQKHVEKYFQKSEMQAFEQPKYKSKEERVKIPYHVELLQKDQAIEISQCAYRTYGYTYIMENIYYPERLIEMTKSGELISAVAVCDDTGEAMSHCALERFGKKWDTPELGMAFTKPKFRGQGAMISLNEFLELEAKDKMIKGMYAKGVTTHPFSQKALLRSGFQDAAILIGLSPPKTFEGMKDQGVQRETLVLSYKKLLEQNVEIYIPMHHKKIIEKIYKNIEIDAHLNTTDSSKKKKKDMIQSDVEIEVKDTLNFGNIYINDSGYNIKLEIKQRLKELCQKKIETVNLYIDLCDENSVKYIEDFESLGFFFSGVFPSNKKQFLILQYLNNVPIDYSKIVLVSDFAQELGKYVQECDPNQK, encoded by the coding sequence ATGGATATCAAGAAAGTATCGACATTACATTTGCCGGTTGACCTGGCATACTTGCCGGCAGCTCAGGCATTTATCAATGAACTTGCCCGTCTCGCAAAGTTCTCGCAAAAGGATATTACGTTCTTTAACGTTGCAGTTGAAGAAGCAGTCACAAATGTTGTTAAGCACGCATTTCTTCCTGATGAAGAAGCAACATTCGATGTTATCTGCGAGTTGACACCAGTTGAATTCAAGGTCATTATCAAGGATAAAGGAATGCCTTTTGATCCTACTCAAGTGAAGGATTTCTCTGCAGAAAAATCATTGGAAGGCGACGAACAGGTAGGTCTTGGATTTCGACTCATGAAGGGTAGTGTCGACCAGCTTTCATTTCATAATATGGGTTATGGTGGTAAGGAAGTTCACCTTGTTAAATTCGTAGATCAAAAACATGTCGAAAAGTATTTCCAAAAATCTGAAATGCAGGCATTCGAACAGCCGAAATATAAATCAAAAGAAGAAAGAGTGAAGATTCCATACCATGTGGAACTCCTCCAGAAAGATCAGGCGATCGAGATATCACAATGTGCTTATCGAACCTATGGCTACACATATATTATGGAAAATATTTACTATCCTGAACGACTGATCGAAATGACCAAGTCTGGTGAACTTATCTCAGCTGTTGCTGTATGTGATGACACTGGCGAAGCAATGAGTCATTGTGCGTTGGAGCGTTTTGGTAAAAAGTGGGATACACCTGAACTGGGAATGGCATTTACCAAACCGAAATTCCGAGGTCAGGGTGCTATGATATCCTTGAATGAGTTTCTTGAATTGGAAGCAAAAGATAAAATGATCAAAGGTATGTATGCAAAAGGAGTTACAACACATCCCTTTTCGCAAAAAGCATTACTTAGAAGTGGTTTCCAAGATGCCGCAATACTCATTGGATTATCACCTCCGAAAACATTCGAGGGTATGAAAGATCAGGGAGTCCAGCGGGAAACACTTGTCCTAAGTTATAAAAAACTCTTAGAGCAAAATGTAGAAATATATATACCAATGCATCACAAAAAGATAATAGAGAAGATTTATAAGAATATTGAGATCGATGCGCATCTGAATACAACGGACTCTTCAAAAAAGAAGAAGAAAGATATGATACAGTCTGATGTGGAAATCGAAGTGAAGGATACTCTTAATTTTGGGAATATATATATCAATGACAGTGGTTATAATATCAAACTTGAGATCAAGCAGCGATTGAAAGAACTCTGTCAGAAAAAGATTGAGACTGTAAATCTTTATATCGATCTCTGCGATGAAAATTCAGTAAAATATATTGAGGATTTCGAATCGCTAGGCTTTTTCTTTTCTGGGGTGTTCCCTAGTAATAAGAAGCAGTTTCTCATCCTTCAGTATCTTAATAATGTTCCTATTGATTATTCTAAGATTGTACTTGTTTCTGATTTTGCCCAGGAGCTTGGAAAATACGTTCAGGAATGTGATCCGAATCAGAAGTGA
- a CDS encoding GNAT family N-acetyltransferase, whose protein sequence is MSDKVEVRQAEIRDIPYIKELLLQLYNTISNNEGLDQMMIEHNLAKVFSDEHSILIAEKQGSIVGMIYVIYHQSLLHYGLSACIEELVVHKGFRGQGIGKLLVEKGVEMAHEKGCVELEVSTEFTNKEAISFYEKFGFKQIGVLLEMELDS, encoded by the coding sequence ATGTCTGATAAAGTAGAAGTTCGACAAGCTGAAATTCGTGATATACCTTACATAAAGGAACTTCTCCTGCAATTATATAACACGATATCAAACAATGAAGGACTTGATCAAATGATGATTGAACACAATCTTGCAAAGGTTTTTTCGGATGAACATTCGATACTCATTGCAGAGAAACAAGGATCAATTGTTGGTATGATCTATGTCATTTATCATCAGTCGCTTTTGCATTATGGATTGTCTGCCTGTATTGAAGAACTTGTTGTTCACAAAGGTTTCAGAGGACAGGGAATTGGGAAATTACTCGTAGAGAAAGGTGTTGAAATGGCACATGAAAAGGGATGCGTGGAGCTCGAAGTGAGTACGGAATTCACAAATAAAGAAGCTATTTCATTTTACGAGAAATTTGGTTTTAAACAAATTGGTGTTCTTCTTGAAATGGAGCTGGATTCGTGA
- the selB gene encoding selenocysteine-specific translation elongation factor, whose amino-acid sequence MKHLIMGTAGHVDHGKTALIKALTNFDCDTHKDEKNRGITIHLGFTHLDLSNGNSIGIIDVPGHKDFINTMISGASTIDFVLFTIAADSSIMPQTKEHLHIMELLGIKDGIIALTKSDTVDEEILELVELEISEFVSGTFLENAPIIRTSVKDNTGIKELLQVISNLIDHIESRSSGLFFRMYIDRIFTVAGFGTVINGSVLQGRATKNTSLYLLPGGKELRIRKMEHHGKEVDEVVSGQRASLNIVGLDIKDFQKGMLISERMIKPTKMIDATVTLFEHDRSLETWNTVLFLMGTFEDQVRVHLMDKDILKEGETGLVQIHFEKECFPIYGDAFIIRSTSGDMTLGGGKVLDAYPLHHKRRTQKVVQHLSTIAYGGLPAFVAAEVRKRSFPVSILLLAEITNMPSDEIEKIAQYSLPEDIAIKQIGKEILLVHNEKEKELTQRITSILSKFHKENPFIKRGKTFEELTSLLRFQKQDESYLNNLIIQLIDADILKKFEGTFTLAQSNVNIAEEDTDKINLIEQFILQSGMKVPLMSEINEYAGKKAISSKRLQDILNYLVENKKIVIIEGSFIHADIIHQAQHALIDHFKEKDQLILADFRDRLDANRKICLLLLSYFDDFGLTIRKGDFRVLTEKGKTVLK is encoded by the coding sequence ATGAAGCACTTAATAATGGGTACTGCCGGTCATGTTGACCATGGTAAAACAGCGCTTATCAAAGCATTAACCAATTTTGACTGCGACACACATAAAGACGAGAAAAATAGAGGTATTACGATCCACCTTGGTTTTACCCATCTCGATCTGTCAAATGGAAACAGTATCGGTATAATCGATGTGCCCGGGCATAAGGATTTCATAAATACGATGATATCCGGTGCAAGCACGATCGATTTTGTGCTCTTTACTATTGCAGCAGACAGCAGCATCATGCCGCAGACAAAAGAGCATCTCCATATTATGGAACTTCTCGGTATTAAAGATGGGATCATTGCGTTAACAAAAAGCGATACAGTGGATGAGGAGATATTAGAACTTGTCGAACTTGAGATCAGCGAGTTCGTTTCAGGCACGTTCCTTGAAAATGCACCGATCATTAGAACATCAGTAAAAGATAATACAGGAATAAAGGAGTTGCTTCAGGTAATATCAAATCTTATAGATCATATCGAATCCCGATCATCAGGATTGTTCTTCAGGATGTATATTGATAGGATCTTCACCGTTGCAGGATTCGGCACTGTCATAAACGGATCGGTTCTGCAAGGAAGAGCAACAAAGAATACCTCATTATACCTGTTACCTGGCGGAAAAGAACTGCGTATCCGAAAGATGGAGCATCATGGAAAAGAGGTAGATGAAGTGGTTTCAGGTCAAAGAGCTTCTTTAAATATTGTCGGACTCGATATCAAGGATTTCCAAAAAGGAATGCTCATCTCTGAAAGGATGATCAAACCTACGAAAATGATCGACGCAACAGTTACGCTCTTTGAACACGACAGATCGCTCGAGACATGGAATACTGTACTCTTCCTGATGGGGACATTTGAAGACCAGGTGAGAGTACATCTCATGGACAAAGATATCCTCAAAGAAGGTGAAACAGGGCTTGTGCAGATACATTTTGAAAAAGAATGCTTTCCGATTTATGGTGATGCATTCATTATAAGAAGTACTTCAGGCGATATGACACTCGGCGGCGGGAAAGTATTAGATGCATATCCGCTTCATCATAAACGGAGAACGCAGAAAGTAGTGCAGCATCTTAGCACCATAGCTTATGGAGGATTGCCGGCTTTCGTTGCAGCCGAAGTCAGAAAAAGATCATTTCCGGTTTCGATACTTTTGCTTGCAGAGATAACAAATATGCCATCAGATGAAATCGAAAAGATCGCCCAATATTCGCTTCCTGAAGACATTGCTATAAAACAAATCGGGAAAGAAATCCTGTTGGTTCATAATGAAAAGGAAAAGGAACTTACACAAAGAATAACAAGCATTCTTTCAAAGTTTCATAAGGAAAATCCTTTTATAAAACGGGGTAAAACATTCGAGGAACTTACAAGTCTGTTACGATTCCAGAAGCAAGATGAATCATATCTGAACAATCTGATCATCCAATTGATCGATGCTGATATACTTAAAAAATTCGAGGGAACATTTACTCTTGCCCAATCGAATGTTAATATTGCAGAAGAGGATACGGATAAAATTAACCTTATCGAGCAATTCATCCTACAATCAGGAATGAAAGTTCCTTTGATGAGTGAAATTAATGAGTATGCAGGTAAAAAAGCCATCAGTTCTAAGAGGTTGCAGGACATTCTTAACTATCTTGTAGAGAATAAGAAGATCGTGATTATTGAAGGATCGTTCATTCATGCGGATATTATACATCAAGCGCAACATGCACTTATTGATCATTTTAAGGAAAAAGATCAACTTATCCTTGCAGATTTCCGTGACCGATTGGATGCAAACAGAAAGATATGCCTTTTGCTCCTTTCTTATTTTGATGATTTCGGTTTGACAATACGTAAAGGTGACTTTCGTGTCTTGACCGAGAAGGGAAAAACAGTATTAAAGTGA
- a CDS encoding GNAT family N-acetyltransferase yields MKLKKISTLHVPADLAYLAAIQAFINELARIAKFSQKDITFFSVAVEEAVTNVVKHAFLPEQKEHFDVICELTPIEFKVIIRDKGLPFDPDRVKDFSAEKSLDGDEQVGLGFRLMKGSVDKISFHNLGYGGKEVQLVKFIDQKHIDEYLKTSQMEAYDEPEFVAKKEIVRIPFHTMLLQPSQAVEISQCAYRAYGYTYLMENIYYPERLIEMNKTGELISAVAVSDLNNEVLGHIALEFFGRKKKIPELGMAFTKPKFRRQGCMKHLSEFLENQVMKRGVKGIYADAVTVHPYSQKALLGIGYKSAGLRIGLDPPRSFKSMENQCTQRETLVLMYKMLIPQDVQVFVPIHHKSIIEKIYKHLGINADVQTLEGIDEDKSTVVQSDVEVDVVESAGIASFIVNSIGNNFLEEIKYRLRDLCLKRIEIIDLRLDMCDRNLMKFVPQLEMLGFFFSGVLPDDDKQYLLLQYLNNVPIDYDKIMCESEFAKELKEYVKQCDSNRL; encoded by the coding sequence ATGAAACTTAAAAAAATATCGACACTACATGTACCAGCGGACCTGGCATACCTTGCGGCAATACAGGCGTTTATAAATGAACTTGCACGCATTGCCAAATTCTCTCAAAAGGATATTACATTTTTCAGCGTTGCTGTTGAGGAAGCAGTTACAAATGTTGTAAAACACGCATTCCTACCTGAACAAAAAGAGCACTTTGATGTCATTTGTGAATTAACACCAATTGAATTCAAGGTTATCATCCGAGATAAAGGATTACCTTTTGATCCTGATCGTGTAAAGGATTTCTCGGCTGAGAAATCTCTTGATGGAGATGAGCAGGTAGGGCTTGGTTTCAGGTTAATGAAGGGAAGTGTTGATAAAATATCATTTCATAATTTGGGTTATGGGGGTAAAGAAGTCCAGCTTGTAAAATTTATTGATCAGAAGCATATCGATGAATATCTTAAAACCTCTCAAATGGAAGCGTATGATGAACCTGAATTTGTGGCGAAAAAAGAAATTGTGAGAATTCCTTTCCATACGATGCTTCTGCAGCCAAGTCAGGCAGTCGAGATATCGCAATGTGCTTATAGAGCGTATGGTTATACATATTTGATGGAAAATATCTATTATCCTGAACGTCTTATTGAAATGAATAAAACAGGTGAACTTATCTCTGCCGTTGCGGTGTCAGATTTAAATAATGAAGTGCTGGGACATATTGCACTTGAGTTTTTTGGAAGAAAGAAAAAGATTCCTGAGCTGGGCATGGCATTCACAAAACCAAAATTCCGCAGACAGGGATGCATGAAACATCTGAGTGAATTTCTCGAAAACCAAGTTATGAAAAGAGGTGTTAAAGGTATCTATGCTGATGCCGTAACAGTTCATCCATATTCACAAAAAGCACTTCTCGGTATTGGTTACAAATCTGCTGGTTTGCGTATCGGTCTTGATCCGCCACGATCCTTTAAAAGTATGGAAAATCAATGTACACAGCGTGAGACATTGGTGCTTATGTATAAGATGTTAATTCCCCAGGATGTCCAGGTCTTTGTACCGATTCATCATAAAAGCATTATTGAGAAAATATATAAACATCTCGGGATCAATGCAGATGTTCAGACACTTGAGGGTATTGACGAAGATAAGAGTACGGTGGTTCAGTCTGATGTGGAAGTTGATGTCGTAGAATCAGCCGGGATTGCAAGTTTTATTGTGAATTCAATTGGCAATAATTTTCTTGAAGAGATTAAGTACCGGCTTAGAGACTTGTGCCTGAAAAGGATTGAAATAATTGATCTTCGTCTGGATATGTGTGATAGAAATCTTATGAAATTCGTTCCTCAACTGGAAATGCTTGGATTCTTCTTCTCAGGCGTATTACCCGATGATGATAAACAGTATCTCCTGCTTCAGTATCTTAACAATGTTCCTATCGATTATGATAAAATTATGTGTGAATCTGAGTTTGCTAAGGAATTAAAAGAGTATGTTAAACAGTGTGATTCGAACAGGTTGTAG
- the selA gene encoding L-seryl-tRNA(Sec) selenium transferase, with amino-acid sequence MDEKNEFRKIPGVDTLLKQANIQYLIHEFGEKLTVFSIRSVLDNIRENVLKGKNVPSNKHIHKMIMDGIRYIGSASLKPMINATGVALHTNLGRAPLGDVLTAEVARIIKGYSNLEFDCDKGKRGHREVHIRDIVTFITGAEDAIVVNNNAAGVFLSLKTFSNRKEAVISRGELIEIGGSFRIPDIMKQSGAKMIEVGTTNRTHISDYEDAIIEKTAVLFKAHKSNYYIEGFSDEVEIEALAQLAHANGVMCIYDMGSGLLKKPKGLPLETEPDVHAALQSGADLVMFSCDKLLGGPQAGIIAGKKEYIHKLRKSPLMRVLRVGKITLAALSTVLRCYLRDEDLLEHVPVFRMLHQTKEEIEKKAQIFSRLLIKNNIPNKFIENTARCGGGTLPQLKISSYAVQLDLSSSKLSAENVQRKLLQLDEPILSILREGNLLFDVFTLTEEQFEIIAKNLIEIMI; translated from the coding sequence ATGGACGAAAAGAACGAATTCAGAAAAATCCCGGGGGTGGATACCTTATTGAAACAAGCAAATATACAATATTTAATACATGAATTTGGAGAAAAACTAACCGTCTTTTCAATCCGTAGTGTTCTTGATAATATACGTGAGAATGTTCTTAAAGGTAAAAATGTACCATCTAATAAACACATACATAAGATGATTATGGATGGCATTCGTTATATAGGTTCAGCATCATTAAAACCGATGATCAATGCGACAGGTGTAGCACTTCACACTAACCTGGGACGTGCACCGCTTGGAGATGTGCTGACAGCAGAAGTTGCACGGATCATTAAAGGATATTCCAACCTTGAATTTGATTGCGATAAAGGAAAACGTGGTCATAGAGAAGTACATATTAGGGATATTGTAACATTTATAACCGGTGCTGAAGATGCAATTGTTGTGAACAACAATGCTGCTGGTGTTTTTCTTTCTTTGAAAACATTTTCCAACAGAAAAGAAGCGGTTATTTCACGTGGGGAGCTTATAGAGATTGGTGGTTCATTCCGTATTCCCGACATTATGAAACAAAGTGGTGCAAAGATGATCGAGGTTGGAACCACGAACAGAACTCATATTTCTGACTATGAAGATGCAATAATAGAGAAAACAGCGGTACTTTTCAAAGCACATAAATCAAATTATTATATTGAAGGATTCTCTGATGAAGTTGAGATCGAAGCACTTGCTCAGCTAGCACATGCAAATGGTGTAATGTGTATCTATGATATGGGTTCGGGATTACTGAAAAAACCAAAAGGACTTCCGCTTGAAACAGAGCCGGATGTTCATGCAGCACTTCAGTCCGGTGCTGATCTTGTAATGTTCAGCTGTGATAAATTGCTTGGTGGTCCTCAAGCAGGAATTATTGCAGGTAAGAAAGAGTATATTCATAAGCTAAGGAAATCTCCTTTGATGAGAGTTCTGCGTGTTGGTAAAATAACGCTTGCAGCATTATCTACGGTACTTCGATGTTATCTTCGTGATGAAGACCTTCTTGAGCATGTTCCGGTATTCAGGATGCTTCATCAAACTAAAGAGGAAATCGAAAAGAAAGCGCAAATTTTCTCAAGATTACTTATAAAAAATAACATTCCGAATAAATTCATTGAGAATACTGCACGATGTGGTGGAGGAACGCTTCCTCAACTAAAAATTTCGAGTTATGCTGTTCAACTTGACCTTTCATCATCGAAACTGAGTGCTGAAAACGTCCAGCGTAAGCTCCTTCAATTAGATGAACCAATCCTTAGTATTCTTCGCGAAGGCAATCTACTTTTTGATGTGTTCACCTTAACAGAGGAGCAATTTGAAATCATCGCAAAAAATCTAATAGAGATCATGATATAG
- the dinB gene encoding DNA polymerase IV has translation MKTEQPIRKIIHIDMDAFFAAVEVRDNPAYKGKPLIVGGDPNSRGVVATCSYEARKFGIHSAMASAVAYRLCPHAIFIHGRYEVYSKISKQIRKIFDDYSNLVEPVSIDEAYLDVTYNKLGMKSATLIAKDIKKRIFQETKLTASAGVSYNMFLAKIASDMDKPDGLVVIPPDKAKEVLEGLPIGKFYGIGKVTEKKMQILGILKGRDLKAQSLEELIRHFGKTGEYYYYIVRGIDKRQVTPERDIKSIGHENTFSTDIDDINEMKEYLTSCAEKIEERMKKHNVAGRTITLKIKYPDFYQATRSRTLQKPTMNKEIITQTVCNLLDETLVNKCSVRLLGISVSKLETDEVNLPYQLTLQL, from the coding sequence ATAAAAACAGAACAGCCAATCAGGAAGATCATTCACATTGACATGGATGCTTTCTTTGCAGCTGTCGAGGTAAGGGATAATCCTGCCTACAAAGGAAAACCGCTCATTGTCGGCGGTGATCCGAATAGTAGGGGAGTTGTCGCCACATGTTCATATGAGGCGCGGAAATTTGGTATTCATTCTGCAATGGCAAGTGCTGTCGCCTACCGGTTATGTCCTCATGCGATCTTCATTCATGGAAGGTACGAGGTTTACAGCAAGATATCCAAACAAATACGGAAAATATTTGATGATTATTCCAATCTCGTTGAACCGGTCTCGATCGATGAGGCATATCTTGATGTAACCTATAACAAACTCGGAATGAAATCAGCAACACTCATTGCAAAGGATATAAAAAAGAGGATATTCCAAGAAACTAAACTCACTGCATCTGCTGGTGTATCATACAATATGTTTTTGGCTAAGATCGCTTCTGATATGGATAAGCCGGATGGATTAGTTGTTATTCCTCCAGATAAAGCAAAAGAAGTTCTGGAGGGGCTTCCGATTGGAAAATTCTATGGCATTGGCAAGGTGACGGAAAAGAAAATGCAGATACTCGGCATACTAAAGGGTAGAGATCTAAAAGCGCAATCTCTTGAAGAGCTGATAAGACATTTTGGGAAAACCGGTGAATATTATTACTACATTGTAAGGGGAATTGATAAAAGGCAGGTTACTCCTGAGAGAGACATCAAATCGATTGGGCATGAAAACACCTTCTCGACAGATATCGATGATATCAATGAAATGAAAGAGTATCTTACCTCATGTGCTGAGAAAATTGAAGAAAGAATGAAGAAACATAATGTCGCCGGACGGACGATTACACTTAAGATCAAATATCCCGATTTCTATCAGGCGACAAGAAGCCGAACACTGCAAAAACCAACGATGAATAAAGAGATTATCACACAAACCGTGTGCAATCTACTCGATGAAACACTGGTTAATAAATGCAGTGTTCGATTACTCGGTATCAGCGTTTCAAAACTGGAAACTGACGAGGTCAATCTCCCATACCAGCTTACCTTGCAATTATAA
- a CDS encoding right-handed parallel beta-helix repeat-containing protein, whose translation MSSALYDAIQSLGLYANFDANLYQGPPELTVQFTSNSSGNPDAWDWDLDGDGTIDSHDENPFWTYTAVGSYDVSLTVYEGTESDELTQEDFITVLSPSNVSGELAGTWSPTYGTYTVTGNVTIPTGTVLSVEPNTNIVVNNGSNIKVKGRIEAVGSERGFVNFSTDDTWQGILIQDSQEANIIDHCYFTGATSSAVDIDNSVVDVLNSIFYENTNTSQKGPAINVVDATDVLIEGNMIANNSSSVLSGGIALDNAPVEISHNIIVNNEAMFAGAIGLKNGSDVSLINNTIANNSGSYACIYILSSYPDVLNTIIIHDGLIFTTFSGNPFVNYSCISGGYSGTGNISDDPQFVNSTAGDGIAYDGLAADWSLQETSPCIDTGDPTSPPDPDGTRADMGALYYYHEVSIDDPHENLIYITQNNPNPFKGSTTISYSLPKQTENAVITIYNVKGDVVKQYNVDDSEGSVQWSGLDQHDKAVASGVYFYRIQGETISQTRSMIFMR comes from the coding sequence GTGAGTTCAGCACTCTACGATGCAATACAATCTTTGGGTTTGTATGCCAACTTTGATGCCAATCTCTATCAAGGACCACCTGAACTGACCGTTCAATTCACCAGTAACTCATCTGGAAATCCGGACGCATGGGATTGGGATCTTGATGGAGACGGAACCATAGATAGCCATGATGAAAATCCTTTCTGGACTTATACTGCAGTTGGATCATATGACGTCTCATTAACGGTCTATGAAGGGACAGAAAGCGATGAACTCACTCAGGAAGATTTTATCACAGTACTCAGTCCATCAAATGTATCCGGAGAACTAGCCGGAACATGGTCACCAACGTATGGAACATATACTGTCACCGGGAATGTTACCATTCCGACAGGAACCGTTCTTTCTGTTGAACCAAATACGAATATTGTTGTGAATAACGGCAGTAATATAAAAGTAAAAGGTAGGATTGAAGCAGTTGGATCTGAACGTGGTTTTGTTAATTTCTCAACCGACGATACCTGGCAAGGAATCCTTATCCAGGACAGCCAGGAAGCGAATATCATCGATCATTGCTATTTTACCGGTGCTACATCCAGTGCTGTTGATATTGATAACTCAGTTGTAGATGTTCTGAACAGTATTTTCTATGAGAATACAAATACATCGCAGAAAGGTCCGGCGATCAATGTTGTTGATGCTACAGATGTGCTTATCGAAGGTAATATGATAGCAAATAACTCCAGCTCAGTACTATCCGGTGGAATAGCTCTCGATAACGCACCTGTTGAAATATCGCATAATATCATTGTGAATAATGAAGCGATGTTTGCCGGCGCGATCGGGCTGAAGAATGGCTCGGATGTATCACTTATCAATAACACAATTGCCAATAATTCTGGAAGCTATGCATGTATCTATATACTATCTTCTTATCCTGATGTTCTTAATACTATCATCATTCATGATGGTTTGATTTTCACGACCTTCAGCGGTAATCCTTTTGTAAATTATTCATGTATTTCCGGCGGTTATTCAGGTACAGGTAATATCAGTGATGATCCTCAATTCGTAAATTCAACAGCTGGAGATGGTATTGCCTATGATGGTCTTGCAGCAGATTGGAGTTTGCAGGAAACCTCACCATGTATTGATACTGGCGATCCGACATCACCTCCCGATCCTGATGGAACCAGAGCTGATATGGGTGCCTTGTATTATTATCATGAAGTTTCTATCGATGATCCGCATGAAAATTTGATCTATATTACTCAGAACAATCCGAATCCATTTAAAGGTTCAACCACAATTTCATACTCATTACCAAAACAAACTGAAAATGCCGTAATCACAATCTATAATGTTAAAGGTGATGTGGTGAAACAATATAATGTTGATGATAGTGAAGGTTCGGTCCAGTGGAGTGGTCTCGATCAGCATGATAAAGCTGTAGCAAGCGGAGTTTACTTCTATCGAATTCAAGGAGAAACTATTTCTCAAACGAGATCAATGATCTTTATGAGATAA
- a CDS encoding ferritin, whose translation MANSTHEDIRELSQVTLNMSRALNSLIEELEAIDWYNQRVDVCDDDELASILAHNRDEEKEHAAMLMEWIRRQDPAFDHELKDYLFTEGSLSEIEHEHHE comes from the coding sequence ATGGCAAACAGTACTCATGAAGATATTCGTGAACTTTCACAAGTAACATTAAATATGAGCCGTGCCCTCAACTCCCTAATCGAGGAATTGGAAGCAATCGACTGGTATAATCAACGAGTGGATGTATGCGATGATGATGAACTTGCATCAATACTTGCGCACAATCGTGATGAAGAAAAGGAACACGCTGCAATGCTTATGGAATGGATTCGCAGACAGGATCCTGCCTTTGATCATGAACTGAAGGACTATTTATTTACCGAAGGTTCGCTTAGTGAAATCGAACACGAGCATCACGAATAA